One genomic window of Candidatus Reconcilbacillus cellulovorans includes the following:
- a CDS encoding nucleotide exchange factor GrpE, translating to MEITTADEATGDTESASVPEKSTRSEGENAADKRNEVEAGDGGVEEVDASQQAESSAEDAERFRKEAEVWYDRFVRLQADFDNYRKRTAQEREEWVRSASRRLVEKLLPVVDHFELAAASSRQNRDFDALAKGVDMILRQLEQLLREEGVEPIETVGRPFDPELHEAIMRVDSAEHGEGVVVEEVRRGYRMHGKVLRPALVKVSQ from the coding sequence CTCCGTACCGGAAAAATCGACCCGTTCCGAAGGAGAAAACGCGGCGGATAAGCGGAACGAGGTGGAAGCCGGTGACGGTGGTGTCGAGGAAGTGGATGCGTCTCAGCAGGCCGAATCCTCTGCAGAAGACGCGGAGCGTTTTCGCAAGGAAGCAGAGGTATGGTACGACCGGTTCGTGCGTCTTCAGGCCGATTTCGACAACTACCGCAAACGCACGGCTCAAGAGCGGGAGGAATGGGTTCGATCCGCATCCCGCCGTTTGGTGGAAAAGCTTTTGCCGGTCGTCGACCATTTCGAGCTGGCGGCCGCATCCAGCCGTCAAAACCGCGATTTCGACGCCTTGGCCAAAGGAGTCGATATGATTCTCCGCCAACTCGAACAACTGCTGCGGGAAGAAGGCGTGGAGCCGATCGAAACGGTCGGTCGGCCGTTCGATCCCGAGCTGCATGAGGCGATCATGAGGGTCGATTCGGCGGAGCACGGCGAGGGCGTCGTCGTCGAAGAGGTTCGCCGCGGTTACCGGATGCACGGTAAAGTGCTCCGGCCTGCGCTGGTCAAGGTGAGTCAATAG